The genomic stretch AGGTACATACTTGATACCATTAGTGTCTTTTTCACAAACCACTTAATTATGCCAAGGGTACTCGTAAATTTAATGGGATTATAACGGTAGATTTACAGTGAGGAGACTAGTTTATAAGTCAATGAGCTATTCCTTGTGTTAAGAATTGATTTTACAATGGAACATCACCTGCTTGTGAACTAATCTTTTGCTTTTACTTCTATAAGCCCGTTACAAAGGACTCAATAATTGATATTAGAGCCGACTGTTCGACTTCAACTCCTTGTGTGAGGTACATCCACTTTTTTGTTGTTCCATACAATGATGTAAGGTACTCTTGTGTACCAAGCTATCTACTGTCAACATCTTGAATTGCTTAACAAGACGATTGAAATTAGACGATAAGATGTCGTGATATTAAGTGATACTAGCACAGTATTGAGGATTTAGTCCACAGTAGTTAGGATTAATTAGTCTACACCAACGCTTAAACCCGACAAAAATTGACCCGATCAAAATAACCCTACGTGAGCCCACTAAAAGCAATTCTGTAAATCAATTTGACATGACTTAAGCTTTACTAGGTCAATTTCAATCTCAGGTCATGAGTATAGCCTCTCATGACCCCGTCAGCATCAAATTCGTCATTGTATCTCTCTTTACACTAAGAAAAAAACTAGGGTCAAACTCGATGCTTAACTATAACCTAATCCATATATATTTACCCAAACGGGCAAGTCAAATAGATGTCCAACCGCGCCCAGTCAAATGACTCAAGCTGGGCCCATTCCAAGCAATCAGAAAGTAGATTTGACGTGTTTTAAGTTACTGGATCAAAGTCGGTCCTGGCTAAAACGTCCTAACATTTATTAATCTGCTTCATATATATCTACCATATCGTTCATAACGATTAAGGTAAAACTCGATGCTTAACAATAAACTAATCCATATACATTTACTCAAATGGATTAGGTCAAATAGATGTCCACCGGCGTCCGGGCCCGGTCAAATGACTCAAGCTGGGCCCATTTCAAGTAATCCAAAAGTAGATTTGACGTGTTTTAAGTTACTAGATCAAAATCGGTTCTGCGCAAAACCACCTAACATTTATTATTCTGCTTCATATCATCTACCCTATCGTTCATAACGATGACCCGGCAATGACCCGAATAAATCGCGACAAGCCACACTCATTGAGTGAGGTACACTATTTGAGTATTTAGCATAATTGTGAGTGATACACGACTTAAGAATAAAGACTACACGTGTGGCGTCATTGTTAGAAATGTCGTGTTATACGTTATTTTTTTCGTGAATGAAGGAGACATCAACCCGCACGTAATGAACAATTTGTGCTGTAACTGTCGGGCCCATTTATTAGCTATTTGGGCCCATTCTTGTTGGTTCATCTGCCTGGACTTAAATTCGGGTGGGCCATCATCCACTGCACCCGCCCTAAGTTGCAAGTATAGAGAAAATAAATGGAGTATGCCTGCTGTAGTGGCGGAATCATGATTTTAACATAACAAGGGCGAATGTTGAATGGATATCATAATTATTCTAGAATATTAATCTGATACAAAAATAAAGGGCTTCATTGATTGGGACACATGGTATGAGGTGACGTGGTATATCTATCGGTATTCAAGTGCCTAACATGCGAGATAAACATTAGTTGAATTATCTGGAACTTACACGATTATTCGTTATTCCTCTAGGATGAAGTCGTTTTTGTAAAAGCTTTGAGCCGACACTTCAAACGTAACCATAAGCTAGTAGTAGGAGCAaaagttgttttattttttatgGTGTAAACAGAACCACAAAGGAGATTTTGATGCTAACAGGTTTGAACCCAGGTCATGAGTATCACATCTAATAACTTTACCAACTAAGATAATTGATTATTGACATCTGTAAGCAAAAATTGTTTTATTAAAAATGTGAATTCACCCATTAACTTTACTTTTTTTATGAGAGATAAAATCGTATTCTTATTCACATATGGGGTACTAGAGTCGTAGAACCCTAACCAGTCCAAATACAACAATCCACATCAATTATAGTCAACGTTCAATCACATTGCTCTTGCGTATATCTTGTTAGTcatcatttttcaaattttttttttggttcatgTCGTGCTCATTTTGTTGttcacaccaaaaaaaaaagtcatcatcaaaattaaattaattaatcctTAACACATTATTAGTTTACGTGTCGTTATGGTTGTTTCAATTTGATAAACATACCGAAAAATATATAATTGACTTCAACTAAAGTAATTAACCCATCTTTATCATATACATTATTAAATCATAATTCATACCATACAACATGCATGTGAAAGTATTATGTAAAAGCGATTGAAAGTGATCAACAAATTGTTTAAATTATCATGTTCAAGAGTTGAATAAAGGGCAGTTGAGAAGTTTAATGTGTGTCTATCAAACATCAAACATATTATGTAATCTAGTAATGCACCTATATTGTTTGGTTTTGTTGTGTTGTCGCTTTGCGTGGGGTGCTGATATCCGTCGCTTTCGGGTGGTGTGAGGTCATCGGGTTGGGGCTCTTTCTGTTTGAGATGTGTTTGGTAGGGAGGAGTCGGGGTTTGGCTGTGTTTTGGTTGGGTTGGATGTGCGTGGTGGTTTCCTTTTCTGTTTGATGGTTATCTCTTGTTTATCGTGTCTCAAAATAAACTTAGCCGCATCTTCAAGAATGTCTTGGGTGTCCTGCCCCATTATGCTCGAGATGTTGGCTATCGTTGTCTCTTCATGGATGTTTTGGGTGTCCTGTCCCTTCATCTTTGGGGCGCTTCTAGGTAGAATAAATCGGTTTTATGGACGTTGGTGTCGGGTTCGGGTTGGATCCGTCGGCAGACGGTGCTTTAAAGCAATTATGGATAGAAGATTGGTCGAGGAGAATCCTTTGAGGAGGTTTGTGTATATGCTGGGTTTGTTGGTCCGTCGTTCGTGTGACTGTAGAGTTCGCTTGTCTTGTGTAGGAGCTTGTGCTCCATCGGATGCAGCCTGTTGTCTGTTATCCACAATCCCTTTCTACGCTCTTGTAGCGTAAGTGCACCTCGCCCTCGTCACTCCGCAACTCACAGGTATCGAAGGTTTTCAGGAAATGCTAGCTGCTGGCACAACGTTGATAAGGAGACTTGCGTCCACTATTTCGTACTCCGCCAACTTGATAATATTACCCGACATGGTCCTTTGCTGGTGTTTAATAGTTGTATCGTAGTGATATTTAATTTCAAGTGTAATAAAGGTGTAGTTTGCCCAAACTTTATGTAGGTTCATCTTTCTTTactgctgccaaaaaaaaaaaactatattaCGCTAAGTATATGTGTATCAGCAACTCAACAagtatctacatagtataaaagttgGGTTTTTCTTTGACTTCTGATTGGCtgattgatttgagagaattggGTGCATATGGGACCCCCCatgatttatacaacatttaattactctctctccTCTCCTCTCATCTCCTCTCATCAACTCAATTTATATTTAGATTAATCTTAATCATATATTCATATTCATACGTTAAAAaacttatgataaaaaaaattacacACATTCAATCTTACACTGAAGATAAAATAAATGGAAAATTGTATAGAAAATTAATACAAACTGGATAGTTCATTTTCTTCAGAAGcttttactttcattttttcTAAAACAAATCTTAATTGAACATTATACGTAGTAGAAAATAATCAAGTTGCTTCAACAAAAAAAATATCAATCAAGTTAATTTGTCTTTACtatatatatatgatatttaTGATTGATCAGGTTTTTGtcaataattaaattattaaaaaaataattaaaatatttattttatttttctaaatgATCAGATATTTAATAACCAGCAAAAAAAATAAAGTTGCGTATATAAGCCATtctttatttaaaataaaaaataccaGAAATATTTTAAAGgaataaaaattaaaaagaatGAATTTTTTGTTGATATCAAAATAATTTAACTATGGTTCATGCCACAAACACAATAATCATCAGAAAATAATTATGGAAAATAATTTAAATAGTAGTCCAAAAAGAAAGTATatttaaattgaaaaaaaaaaatactaaagtACGTCATTAAtatagaaaaaaaatatataaaaaatgcTAAAAAGGAAAAAGTCTTAAAAAcatatttaaattaaaaaaaaaaaatattttcttgGAACACAAATACAGGGATGATTTAATACTAACAAGAGCATCAGATCTACAATAAAGAGTATAACAAAAGTAGTGAAAATATactaaaacaagaaaaaagatATATAATAATGATTAAAATgtgaaaatatagttaaaaatgaaaattttaacataaaataaTACACCGCCTCTTTTGAAAATAGCTTTTCAAAAATTATGGAGACCCAGATACAATTAACAATAGATCTACAAATTTTGAGGCACAACGACGCAAATATATGATTATTCGCATTGATCACGCTAGAATCGTGTTCTAATACAGTGTAATGGAAAATAGGTGCGATTGATTTGAAATGTTGGATGAGTAGTAAGCGTCTTATGCTACTATGGAGGCGGAGTGATTGGGGAGGGAGAAGGGATGTGGAATTTTGTGAAGTAGTGGACAAATGTGTACAATTAGGCTAATTAAAGAACAAAGGGCGATTAACATTATAGGTAGTAAGGGGATAACATTAGGATGAATAATTTTTGTGATGGAGATAGTCAAAGAAAAGAAGCAAGATGAAAAGTCGGTTAGTAATTGTGAGAGGAAGAGGGCGGCTGCGGGGTATAGGTAATATGAAGTAGGGTAAAATTCTTAGAAAGAGTtgatttatgtatttatatatcaAAAATTATAGTGTAAGACGGTCTCATACGGTGAGACAGTGCACTTTTGTAAAAAAGTTGTTCATTTATTGCTAAAACCGTCCTTTTTTCCTAAATTATATGTACATTAATGATGAAAACCGTATTATCTCATCAGAATGAaaaaagttaattaaattatacgtATGTCGAATTTTGAATTATAGACTTACTTATATTATCAGGACATTCACATTTAGTAACGCTCATTTATATGCTCCAGAGTCTTGTGTCCAATAATAGCGCATGTTATCATGTCTCGTgcatttttttgcacgggtttaaaactagtgacTTGTAGAGATCGATAATCTTAACCATGTTTAGAGGTTGGGGTAACGAGTGCCTTACGAGCACTTAGCTACGCTCCATTTGCCACTACGTCCGTCATCTTTGAGCAAATATAAATTGTATCGTACGAATTTATGGGGATTCTTTTATCCTCAAATTTAAATTGAACAATTTTTTTTCAAGTTATTGTGCCTTGTTATTATCGAACCTTAAAATAAATCTTACTTTTGACGTTGATTCTTAAACACTCGTGTTATTACTGATCGAGAAAAGATAAAGAGAACGTAAAGAAAGTAAcccacagatttacgtggttcactagtAATGTGTTAGTTACGTCCACAACTTCACATGGCAGAAAAGAGGGGCGTTTTATTGTTATTGAGGAGATTACAGATTTCAGAGTACGCATCTAGAATAATCATGATATGTATAACTGGTAAGGCACAGCTGAGAAAGTTTATATTACCTTCTAACACCAATATAAAATCACCTAGAAAGACCCAGACTGAAACCCTAACctagataaaaaaaaattaggaaaacCAAGTCTTTCAAAGGGTGACCGACAGATTAAAGGCACAAATACAACAACTTATATTCTACTCTGAATTGTAATAGTTATCTTTTGTAAATATTATAATGCTATTAAATtcatgaaaccgtctcattttaaaaataaaataaaaaatagcACATATTTTGCAAAATATCTAGCAAAATGTCTCTTGTTGATGAATACACAAACACATGGTTCGAGTGTTAGACAGTTGGACATTTTATGTCCAAACTTTGCAAATTCTAATACATATACATACATTGTATCTAAATATTGGTCACACTAACTACtaaccaatttaattatttaaaataaaaatatatgCTTTGTAGAATCACAAAATGTTGCACCAACCAGTCAACTATGCTTGACTTATATCAACCATTTTAATTAAGTTGCACTAATACTAACAATACCATGTTATTTGTCGATatcttttaatttaattattcaaGATTTTAAGACAAGTTTTCTTACAAAGAAGGATACATACCATGTGAATCCTACATGAAACAAATAATTAAGTTGTTTTATTGTATCAATTTAGGGATCATCTACCAACTGAATATCTAATGAAGTGTTTGAATTATATCTTAACCGTTTATGTAATACATTAGTTTACAATTGTGCCACGTCAGTTAACAAGAATTTCATAATTAAGCGTGTTTGTTGAGTTCAAACAAGTGTTGAAAGAAGTTAGGTTAACACTTAAGATACTAAAATGTGTCCAAGAAAGACATGTTATTTGGCCCAATGGCCTATTCCAAGTTACCTACTTACTTGGCCAGTCCACAATACGAAAATGAATTCCTCCTTAGGTACccttttgtgagacggttttacgacaAGAAGAGcttaagatgaaaaaaaaaaagttggggTTATGCTTAATTTTTGCTcataatgtaagttattcaccttctgtccaaaaaaaaaaaaaaaaaaattgcatcaCACTTTTTTACAAATTGAGGTGGCCCGGCCTGATCGGACCCGACCTGCCTTTCGGGTCGTCGAAAACAAAGTTCACCCAACCCTCACATGACCCAGTGGGGTCCACCCAACATTCAATTAGCCGGTACTGGGTTCAAGATCTCTTACTCGGCCGGCCTATGACccgccaaaaacaaaaaaataatacTCCAAAATTGTTAAATTGGACCATACTAGTGGCCCGCCCCGCCTATCACCTGCTCAAGGAGTCAAGGGCCGGTTCAGGGTCGGCTATCCCTATAAGGCTGGAACTGCCTGAGTCAGCCCGCCCCCACTAACATATGCCGGTTTTGGGTCGACCAGCCGCTCGCTCCAGCCCAGCCCAAACAGGTTCGTGACCACCTCATTCTATCTTTTTTGTTGATTGGGCCTAACTTTGCCTTGTATTTTTCATTTCTTCGAGGCCCAAACTAGTTGCTTTATAAAGTCCAGAGAAACGCAGGAATTCCAAAAGATTGAATACCATAAGCCCATACCATATTATGCTAAGGGCATATTTGGCCTCGTTTTAGGAAAACTGTTTTTgcttttattaataattttttttttttaataaactaCTTCTTAATAAAACTGTTGGTGTTTCCTAACATTTTACAAAAAATGACTTCTCAACAAGACTTTTTACAGAAGTAGATGAAAACTGAAAATTTTTGTTGAAAAGTATATCAAGATGGGCCTCGATTTGTAGAGAATGACAAAATATGAATTAATAAgtattaattttatattttttttgacATTTTCACAACATACAATTTGTCATTTATGTAttaaaaatctttaaaataaatGTAAAAGCTAGAAGCACCAAATTAGTTCTTATACTTCTGACTCTCAAAATTGACTTTTGGGCTTAAAAGAAGTTGTTTTAACTTATTTAAAATTGATTTTTTTGGCTTAGCTTGCGCTTATTCAGTGGAAAAGCACTTCTAAAAGCCGGACCAAATAGCATCTAAGTACTGTTCTAAATTCGACCCATCACAGTGTATGATTAAATATAAGCAAGACCATGTTACACTCTTTAAATATAACTAGGTTTGGTGTGCGGCCTTATCCGGACTACCTCTATTTATCgtcaaattttattttttaggaAATAAGACTACGTTAGACTTTGCTTAACTCATACGTTTTTACCATTGATACTGAAATGTAGAATTTAtcaaaaaaattataaaacacATTCATTACTCCCgatgttaatattattactttaacGAAATATCATGTTAATACTATTACATTCACTGTTCCTCTAATTATTGTTGTATCTTTAATTATTCACACCATTTTTACGGCTATATCCATTCCCGTTAATTCGTTGCAAAACTTGCATCATATATTTTCCTCATTTGATTAGTGGACTGAATGCTGCCTTGAAAAGTTTTTGGGCAAACTTTTATTAGGTCAAAAACAAATGGGCCTATTGTTATTTGCATACAGCAGGTGAACATGTTAGTGTTGCTACCAGTAAAATCTAAGCCCAAGTTTGACTTACTCGGTTAGGAGCCCACTAATGATTTCAATTCCCACTTGATATCCGTCATCACCAATTTACTCAAATCGTCGACAATATTAATGAACTATCCAAATTACTCCTCCTTTCTCTTTCCCTCTAATCATACAACAAATACTAATATTTCACTAAACTTAAACACAAAATCAAAAACTGCTTTCAAAACTTCAAATTTTCCGCCAAACACTTTCATTTccttgaaattaaagtgtataggCTAGAACAATTTGAATTAAGGCAGCCAACCTCTTATAAAATCGTTTTATATTAGCATTTTATATACGGAttcataaacaaaaacaacttaacTATATCACTACacgtaaaaattaaaaaaatcaaagaacGGTAAAAAATAATTCATTTAACTCAAGCTTTTGTATATGGCGAATAGACACAGAAATTTGAGTTGTGATTTATGATGGATGTTTGAAAGATCGAACAGATTTGAATCATTATGTGTTAATATTCCTTTAATTCATTGATTTTTTTTAAAGCGCAATCGTAGCAAAGACGATGAAATTTATTCTAGAAAAAGATTACAACATAATAATCGTAATATAGTCGGAGGTTTTTCTTTTTTCTATTGGGATAATTTATCTTAATTTATGAAAAATGGAATCATAAAGAGTTAAAAATAACATGTACCGCTAATCGAGAAATATTTCGTAAAACTTATTGATCACATTAATTCATGAAAAATAATTTTTTAGAGCTACCATATCAAATCCATTTAATCATGCCTTTATCAAAAAAAACTACTCCTTATTTCTTGCATTAATCAATTTCTCTTAACTGTTGTATACCAATAAATTCATAACAAATTTGACTTGAATAATTCTTTGAAGAAGTATTATCACAACAACCACCTAAAATTAAGCCCTAAGATTAGTATTAATATCTTGAACAAAATCCCTTAAATTATgctaaattacaaataaccaacATAATTAATAAAGATGTTGCAATCCACTCATTCACCCACATAAATCCACATCATTTCTCTATAGTCCACTTCACTCACTACACCACCAAACTACTTAAACGGAACTGACCTGACCTGAATTAAACTAGCCTGAACGGTTGGTTAAGTACAAACTTAGGAGTGATTTATCGAATAATTTGTTTTTAGTATTCGAAAGAGATTGTCGCAACTGTCGATAGGAAATATATcgggtcaacaccaaaaaaaaaaaaagtacaaggGCAAAATGGTCATTTCACCATAAACTCCCCTTTTAAGCTTTCCTCCTACTCCACATTTCTCACAAATCACTCTTCCAATCAACCaacaaaaacaaccaaaaaacccaacaaaaaaaatcaaaaacttacaaaaaaaaaacccctCATTTTTACACAAATTCATCAAAATTAAAAGATGAATAATTTCAATTTCctaattacaatatttataattcTTTATTGTTCAACATTTTCATCACCCATGTCAGTCCATGAGCTTTTAAAGAACAAAGGTCTTCCACAAGGGCTATTACCAAAAGAAGTgaaatcatatgaatataatgACGAAAATGGCCTTCTAAATGTATATTTAGACGGTCCATGCTTAACAAAATTTGAAAATAGAGTGTTATTTGAAAGTGTTGTAAGGGCAAATTTGTCATTTGGTGAATTGTTATCAGTTGAAGGATTATCTCAAGAAGAACTCTTCATTTGGTTACCTGTTAAAGAGATTAGTGTGAATGATATTGATTCTGGGATCATATTGTTTGATATTGGTATGGCTCAAAAACAACTTTCTTTGTCTCTCTTTGAAGATCCTCCTAGTTGCAAAATTGGACAAGGTAAATTTCTTTTTTCCagcaattctacactaaaacCGTCTTTTTGTATGAGACGTTTGTaacatttagttattttaatggTCTCATACAAAAAGACGGTCAGTCGGTCATACTTGTATGCCGAAGTTGTTTTAGCTACAGAAAACGCTCGTTTCTGTAGCTAAAACAACTTTGTAGTAAAAATAAGTTATTATATTTCATATGGGTCTTTAGGTTTTTGCTTTATTTCATTTGGGTTGTTTTCATATTATGCAAAATGTTTGGCTTTAGTGGTTAATTTAGACAATTAGCATACATTTTTCTCAAAGTTTGTAGCTTTTTTGAAATGGGAATTTCATTTCCCACATAAATTATTCAAAGTTTCAAACAATGTGATTACTTTGGCTTTTACTGTTAACTTTTTATCACGGGAAATTTAATGTTCAACTGTTTTATGTTTAAATTCTGTCCTTAAAATTTAGAATTATGTACGTACATTATACCAAATTGCTAGTGATTAGTGATCACAAGGCCTTGTTCTCTTGAACTGAAGTAACCTAAACGACttaaactgaactaaactgaattgtATCATAATGGAGTGAGATTAACTAAagttaagtccaaaagaacacgGTCTTATTCCCAGGTAGTAAATTGATCATTTTAGACTCTAATTATGTAACTTTAATATATTTTAGGTTTTCTCTAATTATTATGCTAAATTATAGTGGTATTTGTGCAGGAAATATAAATTATAGTGGAAGAAAAGACAAAGGATTTGCAGCAGAAAGATGAAGATAAATTAATAAATATCATGCCAAAACTACTATGAATTCCTTCTTTAATTTTGTTGGTGTGGTTTTGATGAAGTAATTTAGGTGGGGAGTTGTTAGATGATAAGTTGTGTATAGATCCGAAATTTTGGTAATCAAATTTTGAGTATGCT from Silene latifolia isolate original U9 population chromosome 5, ASM4854445v1, whole genome shotgun sequence encodes the following:
- the LOC141656453 gene encoding uncharacterized protein At5g01610-like; protein product: MNNFNFLITIFIILYCSTFSSPMSVHELLKNKGLPQGLLPKEVKSYEYNDENGLLNVYLDGPCLTKFENRVLFESVVRANLSFGELLSVEGLSQEELFIWLPVKEISVNDIDSGIILFDIGMAQKQLSLSLFEDPPSCKIGQGNINYSGRKDKGFAAER